Part of the Paenibacillus guangzhouensis genome is shown below.
AATGTTGAGATTAGTTCGAACGTTCCAATGGAAAAAGCTGTCACTCGCTCTTGCAATCGCTTCACTGTTGACTGCTGGCGTCATGCCAGGCGTCCCTGTTCCATTCAAGTCCGCGACAACTGTCTATGCGGAGCAAGACAAGACGAAATCGTTGCAGGCCGCTTTCGAATCCGCGGCGAAGGAATTCGGTGTGCCTGTGAGTATACTGATGTCTGTCTCCTACAACTTATCCAGGTGGGAGCATCATCAAGGACAGCCCAGCACGTCCGGGGGATATGGTGTTATGCATTTGACCGAATATATACAATCGGGTCACGAACATGGTAAGGGCATCGATGACGGAGTTACGCCATCAGCGCTCACGGACGATCCGAGCCTGCATACACTGTCCGAGGCTGCGCAGCTATTGAATGTCGATCCGGACATATTGAAGCAAGACCCAGCGAGCAATATTCGAGGGGGAGCTGCACTTCTCGCGAAGTACGCGAGAGAAACGCGGGGTGAGCTTCCGGCATCCGAATCCGATTGGTATGGTGTTGTTGCGGAGTATAGTGGCTCTACTAATTCAGAGGCTGCCATGGCGTTTGCCGACGATGTTTTTGATACAATCCAGCAGGGAATGACACAACAGAATTCGGAAGGACAACAGCTCAGTCTACCATCCAAGGCAGTGCAGCCGAATATTGATACCTATCATACTAAGCATTCACGCCCATCTAAGCCGGGAGACGTCGAGTGTCCACGTAACCTCCATTGCAGATTTATTCCTGCAGCCTATCAGCAAAATGGCAACGATCCGTGGGACTACTCCAATTACGATCTGGCCGATCGGCCTCGATTTGGTCCAGATATCCGTTATATCGTGATTCATGATACCGAAGAAACCTATCAAGATACGATTAATATTTTTACGAATCCGAGTTCGAGTGTCAGCGCACACTATGTCATCCGTTCATCCGATGGACTGATTGCGCAAATGGTCAAGAACAAGAATGTCGCATGGCATGCGGGCAACTGGTATTTTAATATGCACTCTATTGGTATTGAGCATGAAGGTTTTGCTATGGAAGGCGCAACTTGGTTCACGGAAAGGCTCTATCGTTCGTCTGCTGCATTGGTTCGTTATCTTGGGGACAAATACGATATCCCGCTCGACCGTGCCCATATTATCGGGCACAATGAAATACCGGGTCTGACCCCGGCACGTCAGAAGGTCATGCATCAGGATCCAGGTCCTTTCTGGGATTGGGAGCATTACATGGACTTGGTGGGTGCACCAATACGGGCCAAACATGGAAACAAAGATATCGTGGTCATTAAACCTGACTTCAAGACGAATCAGCCAGAGATCAATGATGCGCCTGCCCAGCCGTCTAACTTCCTGTATTTATACCAAGCGCCTGACTTCAACGCTGAGCTGATTGATGATCCTGCTCTAACGCATCAGAATAAGAAAGACGGATTCAGCGTCGGTGCCAAAGCTTCCGTGGGGCAGACCTTCGCGCTTGCGGACAAATCGGGAGACTGGACCGCCATCTGGTTCGGGGGGCAAAAGGCTTGGTTCTATAACCCGCATGGAAAAAATGCGGTTAATGGCAAGGGTACACTCATCACGCCGAAAACCGGGAGCGTCTCCATTGCGGTCTATGGTGCTGCCTACCCGGAAGCATCGGCTTATCCTGCGGACGTGACGCCGAATGTGCTCGTACCGCTGCAATACACGATTTCAGAAGGCCAGTCTTATGTTGCCGTGGATAAAATGAAAGGGGATTATTACGATGCCCCGGTATTCACGAATGATCCATATATGACCAGCAAAGAGATCAAGGGGAACGATGAATTCTATCGAATCTTCTTCAACCATCGATTCGCCTTTGTAAGAGTCTCCGATGTTGAGAAGGTGCGCTTTCAGTCAATGACCGAAGATGAACAGGACGAATGAACGGTTTGAGCCTTTTGTTATAACTCTAACATCGTGATTTTCTCGCCATGCAAAACTTCGCCGCTGTCACGGAAGCCGAAACTTTCATAAAGCTTTTTGGCATGGACATTCTCATCCTTGTAACTGATCCAGCAATAACGAGCAGGTCCCGCTGGACGCGTGCGAATGAACGCCATGATTTTTTCCATCGCTTCCCGGCCATAGCCGCGGTTCTGATAACGGTGATCAATCATCAGACGCAAGATACAATAACTGTCGTCAGCGATAGCCGGCAGATCATAACCGGTAATTTGATACGTAATCATGACGAATCCAACTGGCTCCTCATCCGCGTAAATGGCGAACGGAAATGGGTGTCCTCCATTGGTGGCAAGAACATAACATGAGGCCACACTTGATAGATTTGATGCAACGAACCGGCGTTGATCCTCCGTCACTTCCAGATTAAAGATGGCGCGTCGGTTCTCTAACGTGATTTTTCTAAGTGTAATCATGTGGAACTCCTCCTTGGATTTGAAAAATCATATTTTCGGTGGGCTAGCTATCATATCATACTTTTCCATATTTTGCTTGATAAAATAAAAAAGCAAGCGGGGTGCCCTATCCGGGCTTTTCCGCTTGCTTTTTGTAGGTTTGCTATATCACGTGCATTACACGGCGATCGAATGAATCTGTTGAACCAATAGTTCCGTAAAATGCGCCGCATGCTTCGCAACATCATCGAGATTATTGTCAAAGCTGTCGGCGGTCTCGCCACCATGTCCGGTAATATCCGATACGGCCTTGACGGCTAGCACCGGAATGCCGTATTGGGCAGCAGCTTGCACGATGGCCAATCCTTCCATATCCGACACTTTGACGGCAGGGAAGATGGATTTAATCCAATCGACGCGGTCCGATTCGCTCATGAACGAATCAAGCGTCAGTACGAGTCCGAAATCAAGCGCATACGGCAGCTCTTCAGCCGAAGCAGCTGTTTGTCTTGCCACATCCAGCCATGCATCGTTCAGATCGTATTTGGCGGGCATTTGCGGAACCTGACCATGCTCATATCCGAAGCAGGTGGCATCCACATCGCCATATCTGTACTGTGTAGCGACGACGACATCGCCGATCTTCAATCCATCAGCGAATGCGCCTGAGGAACCTGCATTGATGATTAGATCCGGTTGATACCGTTCAATCAGAAGCGTTACCGCAACGGCTGCATTCACCTTGCCGATACCGCTCT
Proteins encoded:
- a CDS encoding N-acetylmuramoyl-L-alanine amidase — its product is MLRLVRTFQWKKLSLALAIASLLTAGVMPGVPVPFKSATTVYAEQDKTKSLQAAFESAAKEFGVPVSILMSVSYNLSRWEHHQGQPSTSGGYGVMHLTEYIQSGHEHGKGIDDGVTPSALTDDPSLHTLSEAAQLLNVDPDILKQDPASNIRGGAALLAKYARETRGELPASESDWYGVVAEYSGSTNSEAAMAFADDVFDTIQQGMTQQNSEGQQLSLPSKAVQPNIDTYHTKHSRPSKPGDVECPRNLHCRFIPAAYQQNGNDPWDYSNYDLADRPRFGPDIRYIVIHDTEETYQDTINIFTNPSSSVSAHYVIRSSDGLIAQMVKNKNVAWHAGNWYFNMHSIGIEHEGFAMEGATWFTERLYRSSAALVRYLGDKYDIPLDRAHIIGHNEIPGLTPARQKVMHQDPGPFWDWEHYMDLVGAPIRAKHGNKDIVVIKPDFKTNQPEINDAPAQPSNFLYLYQAPDFNAELIDDPALTHQNKKDGFSVGAKASVGQTFALADKSGDWTAIWFGGQKAWFYNPHGKNAVNGKGTLITPKTGSVSIAVYGAAYPEASAYPADVTPNVLVPLQYTISEGQSYVAVDKMKGDYYDAPVFTNDPYMTSKEIKGNDEFYRIFFNHRFAFVRVSDVEKVRFQSMTEDEQDE
- a CDS encoding GNAT family N-acetyltransferase: MITLRKITLENRRAIFNLEVTEDQRRFVASNLSSVASCYVLATNGGHPFPFAIYADEEPVGFVMITYQITGYDLPAIADDSYCILRLMIDHRYQNRGYGREAMEKIMAFIRTRPAGPARYCWISYKDENVHAKKLYESFGFRDSGEVLHGEKITMLEL
- a CDS encoding 5'-methylthioadenosine/adenosylhomocysteine nucleosidase — translated: MKIAIITAMEEEMAPFRSESHITSRSQVGKVIVEEAIYRNQPLILVESGIGKVNAAVAVTLLIERYQPDLIINAGSSGAFADGLKIGDVVVATQYRYGDVDATCFGYEHGQVPQMPAKYDLNDAWLDVARQTAASAEELPYALDFGLVLTLDSFMSESDRVDWIKSIFPAVKVSDMEGLAIVQAAAQYGIPVLAVKAVSDITGHGGETADSFDNNLDDVAKHAAHFTELLVQQIHSIAV